attaatatttactcaataaacataacaaaaaGGTATATATTGGGATCGAGTATATTGTGAATTGTAATGTTGCCAcaccatatattttatttaaaatgtaatttatgaaatttgtggagtaaatattaaatagtaaaatatgtacagtatatgtgtatatacagtatgtatgtatatgtatatattaggggtggggaaaaaaaatcgattcacataATCGATTCATAAAGTTCaaaaatcgatttttaaaaattgttttttaaaattcacttaattttttggatttttttattgtaagttaaacaatacaagtagaaacacaaaaatcaaacaacaacaaaaacagacaaagtacTGGACGAAAgcagttatacagtatatacagtatgtatataaatatatatttgataaACTGCATATATACAACTatgtagaccaggggtcaccaacctttttgaaaccaagagctacttcttgggtactgattaatgcgaagggctaccagtttgatacacacttaaataataattagggagattttcaaaagagcggggggggggttgtttgctttttaaagagaaaatgaaataattcaatttcagagtgttcttttatttgaaaaacacatataaagtaaagaacaaattccacagtacccgtgcaaatggtaaatggtggtagtagtagaataaataaaataaataacataaaattaaacaaaaaaggcatacattgcataaattatccatcaatctatgcaatgtatgcttgaaataaaaataatcaacaaaaggaaaattaaacatagcctatacaagAACGGCTAcaaccataacagaaacacttccctacacatggttggatttgattttctcccgatttcctcactgacattgtccgggcggaccatccttcactgagcgtcgtttccggccggacaataataacgattacacctcttcttatgcggtgtaatcgttattattattacaacaatattattattacaatgatataattacaccgcataaaaagaggaagaagagtcttcttcctcttcttatgcggtgtaatcgttattattgtccggctggaaacgacgctcagtgaaggatggtccgcccggacaatgtcgggcagaaatcaggagaaaatcgggagggttggcaagtatgtattaaacacaaaaaacactttacattttaagtgtttatatatatgtattgtcatttctaagttacatgtaagtgtgatttaaacaagaatagctaaataaataaatctatatatataaaagctcactggtaagtgctgctatttgagctatttttagaacaggccagcgggcgactcatctggtccttacgggcgacctggtgcccgtgggcaccgcgttggtgacccctgatgtaGACTATATACTTAATGTGTATAGTAACAATAGCAATATTTGTTtccatatatttttttgtaatattagcTGGAGAACCTAGTTCAGTTTTTTGTGAAGGTGTAGCTGTGTAACTTACACCCTTTCAGCTGATTACTGAGACAAttagtgttgtttgttctgtttttgttcttctgaagactgcagaaaataaaaattctaATTAAAATGTCAGAGGAAGATCTTGGTTTAGATTCATAATATCTCTGTTTGTGATGGATAGATTTCCAGTGGGTGTCAGGTttttgtctgaattagtttgttttttttattttaatttgaagggGATTTATTTGCCCCCTAACACTAGGTGGtggtaatttgttacttttactaattagttattgtttttttagcaAGTATTCAGGTTTacattatttataattaatttaatataaatgatataaaaaccaTTTTCACAGACCTGTGCCATGAGGGCTGCCACCTCCAGAGCCAGCTCTTTGTTCACAGGAAACTGGCCCTGCTGAACTTCATCATTGACTTGGTAGGCCAACAGGAGGCGCTCTCGCTGTCTCTCCTTTCACCTGAGATCTGAAACAAAGTCTGCACATACGTAGAGAGAACCCAGTCATTACACCTGACTTTAGAGGCaataaccagaggtgtaaagagtactgatatattctagtacgtaagtagaagtactgttacttgagtaagacaaacataaaatactcaggtacaagtaaaaagtagctcaatgaaatagtaaaAGTTATTATCGTTACTTTCACCACCCTTGTCtatgtttggtaataaatcttgccactgttcccttgcatacataacatctcatgtataaacttaaaaaggaagagaccaaatcttatacaattggaacttaatgtattttccacaaaggcatctgtataaaataaaaggttttgtcaaaatgtaccatttttttttaaaacataacacCAAAGAgttcaatttaaaattaaaataaaaacaaataaatacaatttaatttctGAATTCTAAAACAGTCCCAAGCCAATTgtcataataatttactcagtaatggttgggtgtagaaatgtaatgatttaCTTTACTTGTTTTCAGTGTTAATTTCGTAGACTAAGACTATGACGAAAAATGTTCGTCAACGAACCTTTTTCACGGAcgataactaaataaaaactaaataaaagtcaGATATGAAGATGAAGACTGAGACGAAGGATAACTGACACTGTAGTCCACGAATAAAAACGAGACGAAACTCGAAGGCGTGACGAATGGAGAAGAGATCCAATCAGAACTGCTCTTTTTGCGGGACAAGTTGGGAAGAAATCCAATCAGAGCGAATCTTTTGAGGATACGTTGATCTCATTGGTTGATCTGTGCGGAGGGaggcagccatttttaaaatacCGCGGCAAATGCACGCCAGCAACAACAGGTAAACAAACCCGAAACAAACGCAGCAGCTAAGAGGAGAAATACGTAACACAACGGTTTAGCCTACCATGTCCGAGGGAAACTGCATGTCTCGTGCGCAATAGACATGTCAGGACTAGGGCGAAAACGAAGAATTGACATTTGGTCGCAGTTCACATATGACAACAAGGACAACAAGACCGCCTGTACAGCGTGTGGAGCAAAAATTTCCGGGAAAAACACCACCAACTTGAAGCGACATTTACAGACGACTCATCAAGAAATACATGCGAAGGTAAGCTACGGTTATTTTATCATATCAACACCTGTGTGTCTGCTAAACTTGGAGTACGATAGAAGCTAAAGGAATCCACATTTGAACTGTATTGATAAAACTGAGTCTGAGGCGATTATCTCGCTGAATTAATAGGATTATAAATATTCAATATTCTCAAATTGAATGAAATATCTAGGCCTACTATAAGtagattgtgtgtgtgggtgtcatTGTAGCCTAAGCAGTTATTCTCATTTCACACTGAGATGGCAGACTTGTGAAGGCAAAAGCCAGCTTAATaaacatacgtgtgtgtgtgtgtgtgtgtgtgtgtgtgtgtgtgtgtgtgtgtgtgtgtgtgtgtgtgtgtgtgtgtgtgtgtgtgtgtgtgtgtgtgtctgtctgtgtgtgtgtgtcagagaggCTTGAGGAGATTGGGCAAGAAAGAAAAGAATCACAGCTTGCTTCCCCCCTTTTCACCCTCACAGATACAGAAGAAGTCTGATTACAAAGATGACCATGGGCCAAGTGGAAATAAAGCTAGTGCTGCTAGTGAAACCCAGCAGCAGACCATCTCTACAGCTTTCCAAAgttcttcaaaatacaaaactgaaTCGAAAGAACAACATACCAAGGAGCAGGCCATAGCTAGATGGATTGGACGCACAGGTTTACCAGTCACAACAATTGAAGACGAGGACTTTGTGCTAATGATGGAGATAGTAGATTGGAGACTAACAGTTccaaagaaaaccaaaatgaGCAATTTGATTGAAACACAGTATGAACATGAAAGACAGAGATTCAAAGAGAGACTGGCTGCTGCCCGGAGAGTATCGATTGGCCTTGACAtgtggacaaaaaaaggactgaCAGCCTCATTCCTTGCCATAAGCGCATGCTACTTTTGTGTTGAACAAAGTAAacctgtacacatattgttggCCCTTCAACAAGTAGCTCACCCACACACTGCACTGTCTATCAAGGCATACGTGGATAAATGTATGCAGGAGTGGGCCATACCAAAGGAGAGGATCCTGACCGTAATAACGGACAATGGGAGTAACATGGTGGCAGCCTTTAAACACACAACAGCAGAAGAAACAAGCTCAGACTCAGAGGACGACTCCCCTGGGTCCACAATGGAAAGTGATTCTGAATCTGTAACGGAAGACCAGCGGTGAGCCATGATTAGTTTATTCTTTTAAATGCCAATTATCACATGAATGATTTTCCCCGAcacatgaatacacacacacacacacacacacacgcacacacacacacacacacacacacacacacacacacacacgcaccagtCACTTTATTAGGTTAAATACTTATTTGGTAGTCCTTTCTTCCTGTTTTTAGGTACCATCATGTCGACATGGAAATGGACCGGACACCGTGTGTGGTGCATACTATACAACTTGTGGTCCACATGTTGCAGAAAGAGACGAGTGTCAAAAGAGTCCTCAACAAAGCAAGGTCGGTGGTGAAGCTCTTTCGCAAGTCCTCAGTTGCAACACAGAGGGTACTGGACCAGTGTGGTCTTATTGTTGTAAATGACTGCCCCACACGCTGGTCGAGCACATTCAGCATGGTCACACGACTCCTCACAGTCAAAGATGCAGTCTGTCAAATCGCAAGTGACATGGGATGGGACGGTTTGCTTACCAGTGAGTGGCAAAAGCTTTCATCAATCCAAGACCTACTGCTGCCTTTTGCGGAACACACTAAAACCCTCCAGAGTGACACCTCATCTATGTCCCTAGTGGTTCCTGCCCTCTTTGATCTGCTGAGTCACCTAACTGACTTTGCAGAGAGCACTCGGTACAGAGACCTCGCCACTCTTGCGGAGAAAATGAGAGCAAATCTGAACCAGCGTTTTGCTTGCTTCTTGGATTCAGCTGATGAAAAGTTCTCACCGCTTGCAGCAGCTGCCTGCTTTGTCAACCCAACTGTCTGTGAAATCcttgttaatgttgatgtgGCTGATGGAAATATCCCGGAACTGCTGAAACAGGCAGAGGACTATGTGGTCAAATGCACTTTCCCACACACAAGACAGGAGGTGGACCAGTCTGAAGAAGATGCAGAAGAAGAGGTGATTGAGGAACCAGAAGCAGCACCATCCTCAAAG
This Gouania willdenowi unplaced genomic scaffold, fGouWil2.1 scaffold_371_arrow_ctg1, whole genome shotgun sequence DNA region includes the following protein-coding sequences:
- the LOC114459884 gene encoding uncharacterized protein LOC114459884; the encoded protein is MQEWAIPKERILTVITDNGSNMVAAFKHTTAEETSSDSEDDSPGSTMESDSESVTEDQRYHHVDMEMDRTPCVVHTIQLVVHMLQKETSVKRVLNKARSVVKLFRKSSVATQRVLDQCGLIVVNDCPTRWSSTFSMVTRLLTVKDAVCQIASDMGWDGLLTSEWQKLSSIQDLLLPFAEHTKTLQSDTSSMSLVVPALFDLLSHLTDFAESTRYRDLATLAEKMRANLNQRFACFLDSADEKFSPLAAAACFVNPTVCEILVNVDVADGNIPELLKQAEDYVVKCTFPHTRQEVDQSEEDAEEEVIEEPEAAPSSKQPVFRFLSKTSTTSIRQQIIKNRLLAGKE